A stretch of DNA from bacterium:
GGCGAGAGACCTGGCTCTGGGCCTTCTTCATGCCGATCGTCTTCTTCTACTTCATCGGCACGATCACGGCCGGCGGCGGCGGCTTCTCGGGCAAGAGCCGCCTCGCCCTCTGGCGCCCTGCGGACGCTGGCTATCTGGCCGATCAGCTCGAGCGGCGTCTCGTCGAGCAGGACTTCCTGCTCTTCCACCCGGCCGACTCCGACAGCTTCGCCGCCGAGCCGCGGCGCCTCAGCCTGCCGGCGGCCTTCAGCGATTCCCTCGCCGCGGGCCGCCCAGTCCAGCTCCTCTACGGCGACGACGGGGACGCTCAGGCCCGCGCCTGGCGCCGGCTGCGCGTCTCGCGCGCGGCCTACGGCCTGCTCGCGGATCTCATCGTGACGGGCGAGCAGGGCGCGGCGCCCGACAGCGCGGCGCTGGCCGCCCTCGCCGCGATGCCCCGCGCGCTCAGCGTCCAGGTCGCGGCGGCCGGCGAGCGGCGCCGCCCGCCGCGCGGCTTCGAGCAGGCGGTCCCGGGCACGATGGTGATGTTCACGGTGCTCGTCCTCGGCACGAGCGGGGCGATCCTGCTCGTCATCGAGCGGCGGCAGGGGCTGCTGAGGCGTCTCGCCTACGCGCCGCTCTCGCGCGGCAGCGTGGTGCTGGGCAAGTGGCTGGGTAAGCTGGCGCTCGGCCTCATCCAGATCGCCTTCGCGATCGTGGCCGGCAGCCTCATCTTCAAGGTGGACTGGGGCGGACAGCTCCCGGCGGTGCTGCTGGCCATGCTCGTCTATGCCGCACTGATGGCCTCCTTCGGCCTCCTGCTCGGCAGCGCGAGCCGCAGCGAGGGCCAGGCCGCCGTCGTCGGCGTGCTGGCGGC
This window harbors:
- a CDS encoding ABC transporter permease produces the protein MLRQALYVARKDIKFIFRGRETWLWAFFMPIVFFYFIGTITAGGGGFSGKSRLALWRPADAGYLADQLERRLVEQDFLLFHPADSDSFAAEPRRLSLPAAFSDSLAAGRPVQLLYGDDGDAQARAWRRLRVSRAAYGLLADLIVTGEQGAAPDSAALAALAAMPRALSVQVAAAGERRRPPRGFEQAVPGTMVMFTVLVLGTSGAILLVIERRQGLLRRLAYAPLSRGSVVLGKWLGKLALGLIQIAFAIVAGSLIFKVDWGGQLPAVLLAMLVYAALMASFGLLLGSASRSEGQAAVVGVLAANLLGALGGCWWPIEITPPFMQKLALCLPTGWAMDALHRLVSFGQGPASVLPHVFGMALAAALLLALAARIFRYD